The Staphylococcus sp. NRL 16/872 DNA segment TATGGAATTGGTGAAAATGTCAATTTTATCTGGAGATTACTAGCTTGTTATGTAACGAGTGTCACAGTGATTATAGTTGCCTTGATTATAATGATAATGATATTTGATCTTATAATTGGATTACTATTAAATTTTCAAATATTTTTAAAAAATAAAAAGTATGATGACTTTTTATAATTATTCGATTTATATAATGAAAAATTAAATGATTAAACATAGAAACCTCAAAACAAACCATATTTAATAGAGTTTATGGCGCCTTATACAAATAAAGGCTATGCTGTTAAAGAATTATGTAGCTATCTTCAGATTAATATGGATGATGTTTATACTATTGGCGATAGAAAATTGATTTACCTATGTTTAATACCCTAGATAATTCTTCTGATAATTTAGTTTTTGTTAGAGTTTAACATAACTGATGATTATAGGTAGTTAAAATGTATATCTTATACATAATCAATAAAAGTTGAATTTAATGTATTTGACATAGAGGAATTTTTTTACATTTCTTTTTCGTTAACTCAGCATATCTTGTAGTTCACTATATTGGAAAGTATTTATTATAAAATATTTCTATGTTTTTGCTAAGTCTTGTCTTTCTATATTTTCGAGTACTAATAAAAAAACTTTCTCACTAATATTTAATGTTTTAAAGATCACTTTACTTTCCTCTTTAATCGACAGTATTATATTATGTTCTATATCTTGAAACAACATTTACTATCTCTTATTTATCTAGATGACGATATAAAGTTGCTCTACTTATGTTTGTTTTTTCTTTTATTTCATCTAGAGTGTAATTTTTGCTCATATACATTTCTATAGCATCTCTAAGATTTTTATCATCTCGTTTGGGTCTGCCTAACTTTTTTCCTTCTTTTGTATAATTTTCTAATCCAACGCGTGTCCTAAATTTAACAACATCACTTTGAAAGTCTGTAATATCATGTAGTATTTCTAAAAATTCTCCTTGAATATTTTTATAAATATATCGGTTTAAATTAATTACATATAAAGATATATCCTTCTGTGAAAGATAATCTAATATATCTACTAATTGTTTCGTAGAATCTGCAAGTATACATAAATCTGTAATATATACTGCATCCCCCGAGACCAACTTCTTTTTTAAAAGAAGGTCTAATTCATTTCTTTTTTTATTATTAGCATGACTTTCCTCAACTATTTTTTTTGTATAGGTTTCTATTTTCTTTTTTTGTTCGTTTAAATCATCGTTTATTGTAACAGGTCTGATATAACCGTATTTCATTTACTTGCACCACCCTATAGCTAAAGTATAACAGGAAAGTTTCATTAAAGGGTACACATATGAAACTTTTCTGTTATACTTTACAATATAATTAAATAAAAAGGAGA contains these protein-coding regions:
- a CDS encoding recombinase family protein, which encodes MKYGYIRPVTINDDLNEQKKKIETYTKKIVEESHANNKKRNELDLLLKKKLVSGDAVYITDLCILADSTKQLVDILDYLSQKDISLYVINLNRYIYKNIQGEFLEILHDITDFQSDVVKFRTRVGLENYTKEGKKLGRPKRDDKNLRDAIEMYMSKNYTLDEIKEKTNISRATLYRHLDK